The genomic segment CGCGAAACGCGTCGAGCCTTACGATCCACTCTGGTTCGAGGAACCGCTACCCCCAGAGAATATCAAGGAGATGGCACGCGTCGCCCAATCAACGAGTATCCCGATTGCCACTGGAGAACGATTGTTGACAAAATACGAGTTCGTGGACCTGTTGGAACAACAGGCGGCATCTATTCTGCAGATGGATTTGACGATCACAGGGGGTATCCTTGAGGCGAAAAAGATCGCATCGATGGGTGAGGCACATTATGCCCAAATCGCACCGCATCTGTATGGGGGTCCGATCGGGGGTGCTGCGAATATTCAGTTGGATGTCTGTAGCCCGAATTTCCTGATTCAAGAGGGTATCCATACATGGGACGGCTTCCACGCGGATATCCTGAAGGAGCCGTTGCAGTGGAAAGATGGATACATCATTCCATCAACGAAACCGGGACTCGGTGTCGAATTGAACGATGAAGTTTTGGAGAAACATTCTATTACGGTTTAAATAGTTTAAAAATCTGAATTGTATCTGTCGAAATGGGTTAAAAGGCTTAAGTAGAGTGAATAGAGGTATTTGTGATGTACTTAGTCTGTTATTCATGCAGACGCGGCTATCGCGTCCACCAAGAGAGTGTTAACTTCGTTGAGAAGAAAACCTGCTCAAATGGACACGTCCACGACATACGCTGTCGGTGTGGTCAGAAAATATATGTTACCCAACGCGTCGATTCCACACGTTGGAAATCTATTGATCGCAAAGTTCCTTGGAAATATCCAGACGAACGGACACCTGGGAAGTAAAGACGGAGGCATAAACAAGGAATGGAAATTTCAGAAACACCAACGGGTACGCTTGACCCGATACCCAATTTAGCTGAAGAAACACTTAAAAAATTAGATATCCGTCCAGAACAGATCCGATTTGCTGTCCAAAGCGATGTGAGTTCAACAGGCACCTACGGTGAAGAATGGTTTGTCTTAACGGACGCTGCGATCTTCACCGTAACAGGTGAGGGTGAGGTGCTTCACTATATCCCATATAAGAGTGTCCTGGGCATCCGTGCCGAGATCGTCGTAGACGCTGGGATACTGGTCCTGGAAACAGAAGAAGGCACTGTCGATCTGATTCGGTACTCCAATGGCTGCGCGGCGAAGTTCGGATTTGTTGCTCGATTTATCGGTGACGAAATTGAGTTTCGTGACGGTAAACGGGACGAGGCACCGATTTGGGACTACAAGCCGGAGGAAAAATTCTGTCAGTCCTGCAGTTTACCCTTGCCAGACGAGTTCTCACCGTGTCCAGCCTGTACCAAAAAACACAAGGTTATGTTACGGATTTTGTCCTACATACGCCCGTATCGCGGTAGGGCAATCCTTTTCATGGTCTTCGTGATTGCTGGCACCCTCATCTCTTTAGTACCGCCGTATTTCTCCCGTATCCTGATTGACGATATCCTGATGCCGAGTGATGTCGATACCGCTGCCTCGGCAGCATCGAGCACATGGTTAGGCTCTATTTTCCGAGACATTCCATCGGCGGCATTGGCTTTGTCCATTGCTGTAGGGACCCTATTAGGCATACAAATTATCCGTGAAATTTTCACAATTTTTCGGTTACGTTTAGGGGCATGGCTGACGTTCCGCGTCGCTGCGAATATTCGAGCACACGTCTATCAGCACTTGCACAACTTGTCAATCCGATTCTTCGATAAACGGAAAACTGGGACGGTTATCTCGCATATCACAGAGGACAGTGAACGGCTTCAGGACTTTATGTTAGAGGGTCTCTCGTTTCTCGCGGTAGAGCTGTTGCTTTTCTTCGGGATTGGCGGGATGCTGTTCTGGATGAACTGGAAACTGGCGTGCTTCATCTTAATCCCGATTCCGATCATTGTCTTTGGAGCGGGTTGGTTCTGGAAAAAAGTGCGCAGTCTTTGGCATCGCGCCTGGCGGCGTCGCTCGAAATTGTTCGATGTCGTCAACGATTCAGTATCCGGCATTCGGGTCGTCCGTGCGTTCGGACAACAACGGAGCGAAGTGAACAGGTTCGCCGATGCGAACGTAGATGCCCGAGACTATGAAACGCATGCTGAGATGATCTGGGCGACCTATTATCCACCCCTGATGTTCGCCGTCCAGTTAGGGTCTCTCATCGTTTGGTATGTCGGGGGTCTCAACATTATCGGTGGGACAATGACGTTCGGGACCTTGATGGCGTTCCACGCATACCTGATGATGTTCTACGAACCGTTACGCTATATCAGCCCGCTGATTAACTGGGCTTCCCGCTCAATGACGGCGGCAGAACGACTTTTTGAAGTCATTGACTCACAACCGGAACAATTGGACGATGGCAGCCTTAAAGCGATGCCGAACATTACTGGAGAAGTCAAATTCCACAACATGACGTTCGGTTACGATTCGCACAAACCGGTGCTTCGAGACATCAGCCTACACGTGAAACCGGGAGAGATGATTGGACTCGTTGGACATTCGGGGGCGGGGAAATCGACGCTTATTAATTTGATTTGTCGGTTCTATACGCCGGACTCTGGACGTTTAGAGATCGATGGTGAGGACATCAAGCAGATTGACCTCAAGGATTTGCGCCGCCAGATTGGTGTCGTGTTACAGGAACCGTATCTGTTCAGTGGGACTATCGCCGAGAATATCGCCTACGCGCATCCCGATGCGACCATGGAAGATATTATCACGGCAGCGAAGGCGGCAAACGCCCACGAATTCATCGTCAAGTTCCCAGACGGCTACGATACGGAAGTCGGTGAACGCGGCGGACGGCTATCGGGCGGCGAACGACAACGCATCTCTATCGCACGGGCGATTTTACACAACCCGCGGATTCTGATTCTCGATGAAGCCACCTCATCCGTGGATGTGGAGACGGAGAAGAAAATCCAACAGGCAATCGACAGGCTTGTTCAGAACCGAACGACATTTGCGATTGCTCACCGGCTTTCTACGCTCCGAAATGCCGACCGATTGTTCGTGATTGAAAAAGGGAAAGGTGTTGAGTGCGGTTCTCACGAAGAACTCATGGAACAGAAAGGTATCTATTACAAACTCGTAGAAACCCAACGCGAAGCCGCTAATGTTCGCGCAGCATCGCAAGCCGTGGAGAGATAGACATGCAGAACCAAAACATAGAAAAACAAACCACGCTCGCTGCGGCACCCACAGTGAAGCCGGTTCCCCCTGAATCGGATGACTTCACGCCGCGCTACTTCAATGCCGCCGACCTGACCTTCACGCGCTCCGAAGTGGGAACGGCGCGACTTGAAATTCGGAATGACGCCTGCCATCTGCGGGTAGTGGTGCGGCGGTTGATGCCACTCAGCAATCCCGAGAGTTACATCTCGCTTGCCGTGGATGAGGACACCGAAATTGGGATCCTCGTGAATCCATCGGAACTGACACGAGAAAGTCAAAAAATCCTGCAGGAAGAGTTGGATAAACGGTATTTCACGCCGACAATTCAGAAGGTTTATCGGGTGAAGGAACAATTCGGCATCCATGAATGGGAGGTTGAAACGGAGCGAGGGCGGGTGACGTTCTCGGTGCGTGGGTTGAATCAGAACATCAAACAGGTGCCACCTGCCCGACTTTTTGTGACGGATGTCCGCGGGAACCGATATGATATTCCAGATTACCGGAAGTTAGATGTGCAGAGTTATCAGCAGATTCAACGGCATCTCTAAGGATACTATGGACAAAACAGTCTAAAAAACTGAGAAACTTCTATCTTCTTAGCGAAAGATTGTAAGCCGTAATGAAATGGAGGCGACTCTACGGAGAAGCATGTTAATGCTCAAACTCATTTTAACGAACCGCAAGGTAAATTAAAAAAATGAAACAGAGACGTTTCCGTGCCGCTATCGCCTCAATCGGGTTGCATCTGCTCTTTGTCATCATTGCAGCGTTGCTGTTTTCAGGACAAAGGGAGCTGAACAAAGACGCGTTTGAGGCGACATTTTTTACGCTCAATCCTGCAAGGACAGCGGTGGAAATCCGTCCGACCCGGCGGACTGTCTCAGCACACACCCCGCTTTTAAGTGAAACCTCAACGGAAACCCGCATATCGCCCCAAGCATCGCGTAGAGGCGAGGTAACCTCGCCCCTACAGAGAAACCAAACGGATGTCGTGCAACCCGTGCCACCGTTGGATGTCGAAACCGATATACTGAATCCGACAGAACTTTCGATAGCACCTACACTGCCGAACAGTCGTCAGTTTAGAGGCGGTCTGGTTAAACCAGAGTCCTCTTTAGTTGATAACCGACTCCTGAAAACTGATAATTATTCGACACGGCGTAGAGGCACAAACACGTCTAAAACGGGACTCTCAGAATTTCTGGATGGATCTTTACCCACAGGTGGCTTGGGAGATGGGTTCGATACTGCATTTCGCAATCTTGTGAAGATACCGAAGGAGAAATTGGGGGGTGTCCTTGAAGGGACCGGCAGCGAGATGCGCGGGCATATTCGGTTGATTCGACTCAAACATTCGCTCTCGGATTGGTGGCAGGATCCGACGGCGATTCCTGCGCTCATCAAGTGGCTGGAGGAACAGACCCCGATTCGGGCGGATATGGACTTCGATGGCGGTGCGCTACGGATCACTGATCCTCAAATCATGGACGCTCCGCTCATCATCATGACAGGACACGATAAAGACATCACCGTTGGGCGGGGGCTTGCAAAAGAGGGTCCGCTGCAGACAGGTTTCACATCCACAGAACGCGCAGCACTTCGGAAATACATCGTTGAA from the Candidatus Poribacteria bacterium genome contains:
- a CDS encoding DUF4159 domain-containing protein; its protein translation is MKQRRFRAAIASIGLHLLFVIIAALLFSGQRELNKDAFEATFFTLNPARTAVEIRPTRRTVSAHTPLLSETSTETRISPQASRRGEVTSPLQRNQTDVVQPVPPLDVETDILNPTELSIAPTLPNSRQFRGGLVKPESSLVDNRLLKTDNYSTRRRGTNTSKTGLSEFLDGSLPTGGLGDGFDTAFRNLVKIPKEKLGGVLEGTGSEMRGHIRLIRLKHSLSDWWQDPTAIPALIKWLEEQTPIRADMDFDGGALRITDPQIMDAPLIIMTGHDKDITVGRGLAKEGPLQTGFTSTERAALRKYIVEKGGMLFFDDCGFNGLFAHIVADELKQIFPEYPLEILPHEHELYSIYYHLSKPPTGGDVFWGNENNAQPTQFRYQKAIVIDDRLAVVYNRKDYLCAMETAEIESRTMLRLRRSTDVYRFMSNLLIYALKYGGNTDRTGYQQ
- a CDS encoding DUF1854 domain-containing protein, whose product is MQNQNIEKQTTLAAAPTVKPVPPESDDFTPRYFNAADLTFTRSEVGTARLEIRNDACHLRVVVRRLMPLSNPESYISLAVDEDTEIGILVNPSELTRESQKILQEELDKRYFTPTIQKVYRVKEQFGIHEWEVETERGRVTFSVRGLNQNIKQVPPARLFVTDVRGNRYDIPDYRKLDVQSYQQIQRHL
- a CDS encoding ABC transporter ATP-binding protein; protein product: MVFVIAGTLISLVPPYFSRILIDDILMPSDVDTAASAASSTWLGSIFRDIPSAALALSIAVGTLLGIQIIREIFTIFRLRLGAWLTFRVAANIRAHVYQHLHNLSIRFFDKRKTGTVISHITEDSERLQDFMLEGLSFLAVELLLFFGIGGMLFWMNWKLACFILIPIPIIVFGAGWFWKKVRSLWHRAWRRRSKLFDVVNDSVSGIRVVRAFGQQRSEVNRFADANVDARDYETHAEMIWATYYPPLMFAVQLGSLIVWYVGGLNIIGGTMTFGTLMAFHAYLMMFYEPLRYISPLINWASRSMTAAERLFEVIDSQPEQLDDGSLKAMPNITGEVKFHNMTFGYDSHKPVLRDISLHVKPGEMIGLVGHSGAGKSTLINLICRFYTPDSGRLEIDGEDIKQIDLKDLRRQIGVVLQEPYLFSGTIAENIAYAHPDATMEDIITAAKAANAHEFIVKFPDGYDTEVGERGGRLSGGERQRISIARAILHNPRILILDEATSSVDVETEKKIQQAIDRLVQNRTTFAIAHRLSTLRNADRLFVIEKGKGVECGSHEELMEQKGIYYKLVETQREAANVRAASQAVER